The Cystobacter fuscus DSM 2262 genome includes a region encoding these proteins:
- a CDS encoding glycoside hydrolase family 3 protein: MGLLTSQVELGSRGAGFIVKEGLRFKDLNKNGQVEVYEDWRRTPEERARDLLGRMTPREKAGVMMHGTAPTQKTEGVSRYDRALATRMISEKGVNSFITRLEGNARLLAEENNALQEIAEATRLGIPATLSTDPRNHFQFTLGASVAAGNFSQWPEALGFAAIGDEALVRRFGDIARREYRAVGIQEALSPQADLATEPRWARVHGTFGEDADLARTLVRAYIEGFQDGGNGIGKGSVVAVVKHWAGYGAAKDGFDSHNAYGQYAVFPGNNFEYHLKPFEGAFAAKTGGVMPTYSILQGVTLNGQPLEQVGGGFNKQLLTELLRGRYGFDGVILSDWAITNDCDEACLHGAPPGQTPSFVGFGTPWGVEHLSKVERFAKSVNAGMDQFGGVDDPDALVEAVNAGLVTEARLDESVYRILLQKFQQGLFENPYVDVERAGEVVGNSAFQAEATEAQRRSLVLLENKDKLLPLGAHIRKVYLHGIDGAVAAGYGLTVVNTPEEADVAIMRTVTPFETLHPQYVFGLRQHEGNLAFEEGNADHEAIQRVSAHVPTIVTVYLDRPAILTNVKDKVSALLGNFGVSDSALFDVLTGKASPQGKLPFELPSSMAEVEAGRSDMPHDTAHPLYPLFFGLRY, from the coding sequence ATGGGATTGTTGACGTCTCAGGTGGAGCTCGGGAGCAGGGGCGCTGGCTTCATCGTCAAGGAGGGTCTTCGGTTCAAGGACTTGAACAAGAATGGCCAGGTCGAGGTCTACGAGGACTGGCGGCGGACTCCTGAGGAGCGGGCGCGGGATCTCCTCGGCCGGATGACGCCGCGGGAAAAAGCGGGCGTCATGATGCATGGAACGGCTCCCACCCAGAAGACGGAAGGCGTCAGCCGTTATGACCGGGCACTCGCCACCCGGATGATTTCGGAGAAAGGGGTCAACAGCTTCATCACGAGGCTGGAGGGCAATGCCCGGCTCCTCGCCGAGGAGAACAATGCGCTGCAGGAGATCGCGGAGGCGACGCGCCTGGGCATTCCGGCCACCCTCAGCACGGATCCCCGCAACCACTTTCAGTTCACGTTGGGCGCCAGTGTCGCCGCGGGGAACTTCTCCCAGTGGCCAGAGGCGCTCGGGTTCGCGGCCATCGGGGACGAGGCCCTGGTGCGGCGCTTCGGAGACATCGCCCGGCGGGAGTACCGTGCTGTAGGTATCCAGGAAGCGCTCTCTCCGCAGGCCGATCTCGCCACTGAGCCGCGCTGGGCTCGCGTCCATGGAACCTTCGGCGAGGATGCCGACCTCGCCAGGACGCTCGTGCGAGCCTACATCGAGGGCTTCCAGGACGGTGGCAACGGCATTGGCAAGGGCAGCGTGGTGGCCGTCGTGAAGCATTGGGCCGGCTACGGCGCCGCGAAGGATGGCTTCGACAGCCACAATGCCTACGGCCAATACGCGGTGTTCCCGGGCAACAACTTCGAGTACCACCTCAAGCCCTTCGAGGGCGCGTTCGCCGCGAAGACCGGCGGGGTGATGCCGACCTACTCCATCCTCCAAGGCGTCACCTTGAATGGTCAGCCCCTGGAGCAGGTGGGCGGGGGCTTCAACAAGCAGCTCCTGACGGAGCTGCTGCGAGGCCGGTATGGTTTCGACGGCGTCATCCTCTCGGATTGGGCCATCACCAACGATTGTGATGAGGCGTGCCTCCATGGCGCGCCTCCCGGGCAGACTCCCTCCTTCGTGGGGTTTGGAACTCCCTGGGGCGTGGAGCACCTGTCCAAGGTGGAGCGCTTCGCCAAGAGCGTGAACGCAGGGATGGATCAGTTCGGTGGCGTCGATGACCCCGACGCGCTCGTGGAAGCCGTCAACGCCGGCCTGGTGACCGAGGCACGCCTGGATGAGTCGGTGTACCGGATCCTGCTGCAGAAGTTCCAGCAAGGCCTGTTCGAGAACCCCTACGTCGACGTGGAGCGGGCGGGCGAGGTGGTGGGCAACTCCGCCTTCCAGGCCGAGGCGACGGAGGCCCAGCGGCGCTCACTCGTCCTGCTGGAGAACAAGGACAAGCTGCTGCCGCTGGGGGCCCACATCCGCAAGGTTTACCTCCATGGCATCGATGGCGCCGTCGCCGCCGGGTATGGGCTGACGGTCGTCAACACCCCCGAGGAGGCGGATGTCGCGATCATGCGGACGGTGACTCCGTTCGAGACGCTCCATCCCCAGTACGTGTTCGGACTCCGGCAACACGAAGGCAACCTCGCCTTCGAGGAGGGCAACGCCGACCATGAAGCCATCCAGCGCGTGAGCGCCCATGTGCCCACCATCGTCACGGTCTACCTGGACCGCCCGGCGATCCTGACGAACGTGAAGGACAAGGTCAGCGCGCTCCTCGGCAACTTCGGCGTGAGCGATTCCGCGCTGTTCGATGTCTTGACGGGCAAGGCCTCGCCCCAAGGCAAGCTGCCCTTCGAGCTGCCCTCGTCGATGGCGGAAGTGGAGGCGGGGCGCTCGGACATGCCGCACGACACGGCCCATCCGCTCTACCCCCTCTTCTTCGGGCTGCGTTACTGA
- a CDS encoding lipin/Ned1/Smp2 family protein: MTRLVTQRLALMLWTLCAVPFSASAQLTCPDYASVTNPPALQGPARKSFRHSGSQILSWTNPPYHMVHDQIVPVGTPATVMGKFDYGGVFHKDLEDEDVHVYIMGTLTPGWEYVGKYRTDTDGKVYVPLTRPVGEYRVKMIVEGDLSSATGFVSVVEPGRKTVLFDIDGTLTLNDFEAVGDYLGVSTAQAYAHAVEVVNSYAALGYQIVYLTARPYWVTKDTREWIDYQGLLEGHVHTNPYGDGPIPPDTEQYKTDYLTYLLEDVGLDIVRVYGNATTDIGAYAAVGLPKSETYIIGEHAGSEGTMPIRNDYLQHLNTVVASTPGAGCTPR, translated from the coding sequence GTGACACGACTCGTGACCCAGCGGCTGGCGTTGATGCTCTGGACTCTGTGTGCTGTTCCCTTTTCCGCGTCCGCGCAGCTCACCTGCCCGGACTATGCCTCGGTCACCAATCCCCCAGCGCTCCAGGGCCCGGCGCGCAAAAGCTTCCGGCACTCGGGCAGCCAGATCCTGTCCTGGACGAATCCGCCCTATCACATGGTGCATGACCAGATCGTCCCCGTGGGCACCCCGGCCACGGTCATGGGCAAGTTCGACTACGGCGGCGTCTTCCACAAGGATCTCGAGGACGAGGACGTCCATGTCTACATCATGGGAACCCTCACGCCGGGTTGGGAGTACGTCGGCAAGTACCGCACGGACACGGATGGCAAGGTCTACGTGCCCCTCACCCGCCCGGTGGGCGAGTACCGGGTGAAGATGATCGTCGAGGGCGATCTCAGCTCGGCCACCGGCTTCGTCTCCGTGGTGGAACCGGGCCGCAAGACCGTCCTGTTCGACATCGACGGCACCTTGACGCTCAATGACTTCGAGGCGGTCGGCGACTACCTGGGCGTCAGCACGGCCCAGGCCTACGCGCATGCCGTCGAGGTGGTGAACAGCTACGCGGCCCTGGGCTACCAGATCGTCTACCTGACGGCCCGGCCGTACTGGGTGACCAAGGACACGCGCGAGTGGATCGACTACCAGGGCCTGCTCGAGGGGCACGTGCACACCAACCCCTACGGGGACGGTCCCATCCCGCCGGACACCGAGCAATACAAGACCGATTATCTCACCTACCTGCTCGAGGACGTCGGGCTCGACATCGTCCGCGTGTACGGCAACGCGACCACGGACATCGGCGCCTACGCGGCCGTGGGCCTGCCCAAGTCCGAGACCTATATCATTGGCGAGCACGCGGGGAGCGAGGGCACCATGCCCATCCGCAACGACTATCTCCAGCACCTGAACACGGTCGTGGCCTCCACGCCCGGCGCCGGCTGCACTCCCCGCTAG
- a CDS encoding pectate lyase has protein sequence MFTSKTLRTPALLLAMGVFGTGCLDGGMTAEEELLSEQTGALETIATTIPTPSNGSAGEIRSSTTRLKNAANGGSDVYDFANKKIGVKSTKSCDGEGQPTVFEVEDGVTVKNLIIAGGTAGGNGIVCLGSCTLDYVYWEDVCEDAATNSKDGATMTLNHVIALHATDKVFQHNAKGNSKTIIKNSYISDFGKLWRSCGDCTANGGPRNLILDNVKVEGIKSATAGANQNYGDTVTITNLFVKGGYNASTDKPKICTEFIGVTDHNGESTKVNNGKSQWNTPTCRVSQSNVLSW, from the coding sequence ATGTTCACATCCAAGACACTGCGTACCCCTGCCCTGCTGCTCGCCATGGGAGTTTTCGGAACCGGGTGCCTGGACGGAGGAATGACGGCGGAAGAAGAGCTCCTGAGCGAGCAGACTGGCGCGCTGGAGACCATCGCGACCACCATCCCGACGCCCAGCAACGGCTCGGCGGGCGAGATCCGGAGCAGCACGACCCGGTTGAAGAACGCCGCCAACGGTGGCTCGGACGTCTACGACTTCGCCAACAAGAAGATCGGCGTGAAGAGCACCAAGTCATGTGACGGCGAAGGCCAGCCGACGGTGTTCGAGGTCGAAGACGGAGTGACGGTCAAGAACCTCATCATCGCGGGCGGGACCGCCGGCGGTAATGGAATCGTCTGTCTGGGCAGCTGCACGCTCGACTACGTCTACTGGGAGGATGTCTGCGAGGACGCGGCGACGAACAGCAAGGACGGGGCGACGATGACGCTCAACCACGTCATCGCCCTGCACGCCACCGACAAGGTCTTCCAGCACAACGCCAAGGGCAACTCCAAGACCATCATCAAGAACTCCTACATCAGCGATTTCGGCAAGCTCTGGCGCTCCTGCGGCGACTGCACGGCCAACGGCGGTCCGCGCAACCTCATCCTCGACAACGTCAAGGTCGAGGGCATCAAGTCGGCCACCGCCGGCGCGAACCAGAACTACGGCGACACGGTCACGATCACCAACCTCTTCGTCAAGGGCGGCTACAACGCCTCGACGGACAAGCCGAAGATCTGCACGGAGTTCATCGGCGTCACGGATCACAATGGCGAGTCGACGAAGGTCAACAATGGCAAGAGCCAGTGGAACACCCCGACCTGCCGCGTGAGCCAGAGCAACGTGCTGAGCTGGTAA
- a CDS encoding beta-galactosidase, which produces MLASWVAALSVASLSCDKPPKPPPDPQPPTCGGEAPESPPGAGVPVYGAAVEAFGDGKPHQITYDKYSLMIDGKREYIWSGEFHPFRLPNPDLWWDMLQKYKAIGMNAVSFYFSWAYHSPAPGVYDFSSVRDVERLLDIAEEVGLYVIARPGPYINAEVDSGGFPGWLQTQAGRARSDADDYQAAWEQYFDAINPILARHQLTDGGGSVILYQIENEYDRTDGTAQNYMEELKAAVRADGITVPLFHNDKGRELRWACGKGAPDLYATDTYPGTSVTDYEFLRHGEKFTPPRCGVEDRPFFWAEFQGGWFQPWGGKLYEDNRDAYGPTFERITYGNNINNHFTIQNLYMLYGGTNWGWQADPNVVYTSYDYHAAFDEYRQQTNKIPPLKQQGYLVDAVADLRQLDNLPEQVEHSNPELHVDGDVNPVTGARFFFVRQENIKSVSRQDTTLRVRVSDGDYTVPQQADTALTINGQDYKILVAGYDLGAQRLVYSTAEIYTHQRIGERDVAVLHTRKGEAAELVLRYTAEPSVQVLSGGVTSTWDSSKNDLRLNWSADGLARVRVTEEGRAPLELLLADSDTASTFWTAHTARGPVLVRGAQLIREVQQDDAALRLVGDVSAAADIELWAGASFCQLTWNRGEQTWSETEYGTKVLSVPGPQPVTLPPLTSWKHTVDQPEAAPSFDDSAWLVADRTTTNNPTKPSTLPVLYADDYGFHYGDVWYRGRFQAVGDETGISLTAGTGKAGAWAVWLNGTYLGTVRTSPQAQNSSKDIPFPSGLLEPGQENQLSVLVRNMGHNEDGGSNDGHKNPRGLLAAKMMGSGSVISWRIQGARGGESLVEPLTGPQNNGGLHGERAGYTLPGFPDETWESATLPQATVAPGLHWYRTEVQLELPEGQDIPIALRFGGETAPKYRALIFVNGYNLGQYVNDVGPQRDFSLPQGFLRHRGKNTLALAVWSDDGAGPGPVEFVAKANAVTGLVVRDVESPSYAPVRYTEQRATTARLELPAEAEDGASFTATARLEVPSGEPAATGVRFTLEVPSGWTSEPTGTTPDGITSWKVTVPSTGRTPASPPALLRATAAYVQAGAARSASDVRFVGRPVPPPVAGEQWVSDMLFDASTNAWGPVERDMSNGEQAAGDGRPLTVGGTEHAKGLGTHADSSVTVTLKGCESFTAIVGVDDEVGDRGDVTFEVIGDGKSLWKSPTVTGSSAPLPVSVDVTGVTQLRLVVDDLGSNGKDHADWASAKLTGCTGP; this is translated from the coding sequence ATGCTGGCCTCATGGGTGGCGGCGCTGTCAGTGGCCTCGCTCTCGTGTGACAAGCCCCCGAAGCCACCACCCGACCCCCAGCCACCCACCTGCGGAGGCGAGGCCCCGGAGAGCCCTCCTGGTGCGGGAGTGCCCGTGTATGGGGCGGCGGTCGAGGCCTTCGGTGATGGCAAGCCCCATCAAATCACCTACGACAAGTACTCGCTGATGATCGATGGCAAGCGCGAGTACATCTGGTCCGGCGAGTTCCACCCGTTCCGGCTGCCCAACCCCGACCTCTGGTGGGACATGCTCCAGAAGTACAAGGCGATCGGCATGAACGCGGTCTCCTTCTACTTCAGCTGGGCGTACCACTCGCCAGCACCCGGAGTGTATGACTTCAGCTCCGTGCGGGACGTCGAGCGGTTGCTCGACATCGCCGAGGAGGTCGGCCTCTATGTCATTGCCCGGCCCGGTCCATACATCAACGCCGAGGTCGACTCCGGTGGCTTCCCCGGCTGGCTCCAGACGCAGGCAGGGCGTGCCCGCAGCGATGCCGACGACTACCAGGCCGCGTGGGAGCAGTACTTCGACGCCATCAACCCGATCCTCGCCCGCCACCAGCTCACCGACGGCGGAGGCTCGGTGATTCTCTACCAGATCGAGAACGAGTACGACCGGACGGACGGCACCGCGCAGAACTACATGGAGGAGCTCAAGGCCGCCGTCCGCGCGGATGGCATCACGGTGCCCCTCTTCCACAACGACAAGGGCCGCGAGCTGCGCTGGGCGTGCGGCAAGGGGGCGCCCGACCTCTACGCCACCGACACCTACCCAGGCACCTCCGTCACGGATTACGAATTCCTCCGCCATGGCGAGAAGTTCACGCCCCCCCGGTGTGGTGTCGAGGACCGGCCGTTCTTCTGGGCGGAGTTCCAGGGCGGGTGGTTCCAACCCTGGGGAGGCAAGCTGTACGAGGACAACCGCGACGCGTACGGGCCCACGTTCGAGCGCATCACCTACGGCAACAACATCAACAACCACTTCACCATCCAGAACCTCTACATGCTCTACGGCGGGACGAACTGGGGCTGGCAGGCGGACCCCAACGTCGTCTACACGTCGTATGACTACCACGCGGCCTTCGACGAGTACCGCCAGCAGACGAACAAGATTCCCCCGCTGAAGCAGCAGGGCTACCTCGTCGACGCCGTCGCGGACCTGCGCCAGCTCGACAACCTTCCGGAGCAGGTGGAACACAGCAACCCCGAGCTCCACGTCGACGGAGACGTCAATCCCGTCACCGGGGCGAGGTTCTTCTTCGTGCGGCAGGAGAACATCAAGTCGGTCTCGCGCCAGGACACCACGCTGCGGGTGCGGGTCTCCGACGGCGACTACACCGTGCCGCAGCAAGCGGACACGGCGCTGACGATCAACGGCCAGGACTACAAGATCCTCGTCGCCGGATACGACCTGGGCGCACAGCGGCTCGTCTACTCCACCGCTGAAATCTATACGCACCAGCGCATCGGCGAGCGGGACGTCGCCGTGCTCCACACGCGCAAGGGCGAGGCCGCGGAGCTGGTGTTGCGCTACACGGCGGAGCCCTCCGTCCAGGTGCTCTCTGGCGGCGTCACCTCCACGTGGGACAGCTCGAAGAACGACCTGCGCCTCAACTGGTCCGCGGACGGACTCGCCCGGGTCCGCGTCACCGAGGAAGGCCGCGCACCGCTGGAGCTCCTGCTCGCCGACAGCGACACCGCTTCGACCTTCTGGACGGCCCACACCGCACGCGGCCCGGTGCTCGTCCGCGGCGCACAGTTGATCCGCGAGGTCCAGCAGGATGACGCCGCCCTCCGGCTCGTGGGCGACGTCAGCGCGGCGGCGGACATCGAACTCTGGGCGGGTGCTTCGTTCTGTCAGCTCACCTGGAACCGTGGCGAGCAGACCTGGTCGGAGACGGAGTACGGCACCAAGGTCCTCTCCGTGCCCGGTCCCCAGCCGGTGACACTGCCTCCGCTGACCTCCTGGAAGCACACCGTGGATCAGCCCGAGGCGGCTCCCTCCTTCGATGACTCGGCATGGCTCGTCGCCGATCGCACGACGACGAACAACCCGACGAAGCCCTCCACCCTGCCCGTCCTCTACGCCGACGATTACGGGTTCCACTATGGAGACGTCTGGTATCGCGGGCGCTTCCAGGCCGTTGGCGACGAGACGGGCATCTCCCTGACCGCGGGCACCGGCAAGGCGGGAGCCTGGGCTGTCTGGCTCAACGGCACCTACCTCGGCACGGTGCGCACGAGCCCCCAGGCACAGAACTCGAGCAAGGACATCCCCTTCCCCAGTGGGCTGCTCGAGCCGGGGCAGGAGAACCAGCTCTCCGTGCTGGTGCGCAACATGGGGCACAACGAGGATGGTGGCAGCAACGACGGACACAAGAACCCCCGGGGTCTGCTCGCGGCGAAGATGATGGGTTCCGGGTCGGTGATCTCCTGGCGCATCCAGGGTGCACGCGGCGGCGAGAGCCTCGTCGAGCCGCTGACCGGGCCCCAGAACAATGGAGGACTGCACGGAGAGCGGGCCGGCTACACCCTGCCGGGCTTCCCCGACGAGACGTGGGAGTCCGCCACCCTGCCGCAAGCGACGGTGGCCCCGGGCCTCCATTGGTACCGCACGGAGGTCCAGCTCGAGCTCCCCGAGGGACAGGACATCCCCATCGCGCTGCGCTTCGGCGGAGAGACGGCCCCCAAGTACCGCGCGTTGATCTTCGTCAACGGCTACAACCTGGGTCAGTACGTCAATGACGTCGGTCCCCAGCGAGACTTCTCGCTCCCCCAGGGCTTCCTGCGCCATCGCGGGAAGAACACGCTCGCGCTCGCGGTGTGGAGCGACGACGGCGCGGGACCGGGCCCGGTGGAGTTCGTGGCGAAGGCGAACGCCGTGACGGGGCTCGTGGTCCGTGACGTGGAGAGCCCCTCGTATGCGCCAGTGCGCTACACCGAGCAGCGGGCGACCACGGCGCGGCTCGAACTGCCCGCGGAGGCCGAGGATGGTGCGTCCTTCACGGCCACCGCGCGGTTGGAGGTTCCCTCGGGAGAGCCAGCGGCCACGGGAGTACGATTCACCCTGGAGGTCCCCAGCGGCTGGACGTCCGAGCCGACGGGTACCACCCCCGACGGCATCACGTCCTGGAAGGTCACGGTCCCCTCCACGGGCCGCACGCCGGCATCCCCGCCCGCGCTGCTGAGGGCGACGGCCGCCTACGTGCAAGCAGGCGCGGCCCGCTCGGCGAGCGACGTTCGCTTCGTCGGCCGTCCGGTTCCTCCGCCGGTGGCTGGCGAGCAGTGGGTCAGCGACATGCTCTTCGACGCCAGCACCAACGCCTGGGGCCCCGTGGAGCGGGACATGTCCAACGGGGAGCAGGCGGCCGGCGACGGGCGTCCGCTCACGGTGGGCGGCACCGAGCACGCCAAGGGCCTCGGCACGCACGCGGATTCGTCCGTCACGGTGACCCTGAAGGGCTGCGAGTCCTTCACCGCGATCGTCGGCGTGGACGACGAGGTGGGGGATCGGGGAGATGTCACGTTCGAGGTCATCGGGGACGGCAAGTCCTTGTGGAAGTCCCCGACCGTGACGGGCAGCAGCGCGCCGCTCCCCGTGAGCGTCGATGTCACGGGCGTGACCCAGTTGCGCCTGGTCGTCGACGACCTCGGGAGCAACGGCAAGGACCATGCGGATTGGGCCTCGGCGAAGCTCACCGGCTGCACCGGCCCATGA
- a CDS encoding MmpS family transport accessory protein, translated as METDTSLLPTFVPAPMGYAVKYEVIGSGEGTITKITYRDGSSTPAVVENPTLPWTKTVTLFPGANVGIGMEGSVTNGRFEVKYNGTLNSTSGGSSDAQVTGSRVCEQQISSSTSAN; from the coding sequence ATGGAGACCGATACCTCCCTGCTTCCCACGTTCGTGCCGGCGCCCATGGGCTACGCCGTGAAGTACGAGGTCATCGGAAGCGGCGAGGGCACGATCACGAAGATCACCTACCGCGATGGCTCTTCCACCCCGGCGGTCGTGGAGAATCCGACCTTGCCGTGGACGAAGACCGTCACCCTCTTCCCCGGCGCGAACGTGGGCATCGGGATGGAAGGCTCGGTGACCAACGGGCGCTTCGAGGTGAAGTACAACGGGACGCTGAACTCCACGTCGGGAGGGAGCAGCGACGCTCAGGTGACAGGCAGCAGGGTGTGTGAACAGCAGATCAGCTCGAGCACGAGCGCGAACTGA